Proteins encoded by one window of Fischerella sp. PCC 9605:
- a CDS encoding AbrB family transcriptional regulator: protein MAKQKKIEPLTGEDLLKKVKELENLSKEEKAKQCGYYTVTKNGIERVNMMKFLNALIDAEGIQLDSAPSANGRGGRSASYRISVQSNGNLLIGSAYTKQMNLKPGDEFVITLGKKHIRLRQIDSDEKDDSEILEATA from the coding sequence ATGGCTAAACAGAAAAAAATTGAACCCCTAACCGGTGAAGATCTGCTCAAAAAAGTCAAAGAGCTAGAAAATCTGAGCAAAGAAGAAAAAGCTAAACAGTGTGGCTACTATACCGTGACAAAAAATGGTATAGAGCGTGTCAACATGATGAAGTTCTTGAATGCCCTAATTGATGCTGAGGGTATTCAGTTAGATAGCGCTCCCAGCGCAAATGGACGTGGGGGACGCAGTGCTAGTTACAGAATTAGTGTGCAGTCTAACGGTAACTTGCTAATAGGTTCTGCTTACACCAAACAGATGAATCTAAAGCCTGGAGATGAGTTTGTGATCACTTTGGGCAAAAAACATATTCGTCTGAGGCAAATAGACTCAGATGAAAAAGATGATTCTGAAATCCTAGAAGCAACAGCATAA
- a CDS encoding Rrf2 family transcriptional regulator encodes MKLTTKGHYSVKALLDLSLQPEYGPVSTRAIASRQDIPAAYLEKLLIEMRRAGLVKSIRGSIGGYQLAREPAQISLGEILEAVGETIEPLPHHRASPGQAEDWVTFTLWQRLHQKLKEALYSITLADLYYDARSWQASLGEEASFVV; translated from the coding sequence ATGAAATTAACTACCAAAGGACACTATAGTGTAAAGGCTTTACTGGATTTGAGTTTACAGCCAGAGTATGGGCCTGTTTCTACTAGAGCGATCGCTTCTCGTCAAGATATCCCAGCTGCATATTTAGAAAAACTGCTAATAGAAATGCGTCGTGCTGGGTTAGTAAAATCAATTCGTGGCAGCATCGGTGGATACCAGCTGGCACGAGAACCAGCACAAATATCTTTAGGAGAAATTTTAGAGGCAGTTGGTGAAACTATAGAACCTTTACCCCATCACCGCGCTTCTCCAGGACAAGCAGAAGATTGGGTAACATTTACTCTTTGGCAAAGGCTACATCAAAAATTGAAAGAAGCATTGTACAGTATTACTTTGGCAGATCTTTATTACGACGCTCGTAGTTGGCAAGCTTCTCTTGGAGAAGAAGCTAGTTTTGTTGTTTAG
- the cbiB gene encoding adenosylcobinamide-phosphate synthase CbiB — protein sequence MTTVVVLIIAAGLDYLVGDPWGWPHPVRVMGWVISRFSKFALTYCQNPLTQRLAGILLGTFLIIASGIAGYLIIQAARWLHPVLGIATESILLASCFAGKSLRVAAQAVLQPLTLGKIQDARSVLSNYVGRDTENLTESEILRAVLETVTENAIDGVMAPLFYAIIGAFVPVVGSVPLALAYKASSTLDSMVGYRQAPYTYLGWFSARLEDGLTWVPCRLAVITLALLSGKPLHVIRICRRDAPNDLSPNSGWSECAYAATLGVQVGGTNWYRGVAKHKPLLGDATHPITPTCIHKAWQLTRYCFLLWLGVATLLLIALKT from the coding sequence ATGACAACTGTTGTTGTTTTAATTATTGCTGCTGGTTTAGATTACTTAGTCGGCGATCCCTGGGGATGGCCTCATCCTGTGCGAGTGATGGGGTGGGTAATTTCTCGCTTCAGCAAATTTGCTCTGACATATTGTCAAAATCCTCTAACACAGCGCTTAGCTGGAATATTGCTGGGTACTTTTTTAATAATTGCTAGTGGCATTGCTGGCTACTTAATAATTCAAGCTGCTAGATGGCTGCATCCTGTTTTGGGAATTGCAACAGAAAGTATTCTCTTAGCTAGCTGTTTTGCTGGGAAAAGTTTGAGAGTAGCAGCTCAAGCAGTATTACAACCTCTAACATTAGGAAAAATTCAGGATGCTCGTTCTGTTTTAAGTAATTATGTTGGTCGAGATACAGAAAATCTGACAGAATCAGAAATTTTGCGAGCAGTTCTCGAAACAGTTACAGAAAATGCCATTGATGGAGTCATGGCTCCTCTTTTTTATGCAATTATTGGTGCATTTGTGCCAGTTGTAGGTTCAGTACCCTTAGCTTTGGCATATAAAGCCAGCAGTACCCTTGATTCAATGGTGGGTTATCGACAAGCACCCTACACTTATTTAGGATGGTTTAGCGCGCGCTTAGAAGATGGCTTGACTTGGGTTCCCTGTCGCTTAGCAGTAATCACTTTAGCGCTGCTGTCAGGTAAACCTCTGCATGTCATCCGAATTTGTCGTCGCGATGCACCTAATGACCTCAGTCCCAACTCTGGTTGGAGTGAGTGCGCTTATGCTGCTACTTTGGGTGTACAGGTGGGAGGTACTAATTGGTATCGTGGCGTGGCTAAACACAAACCATTGCTGGGAGATGCTACTCATCCCATTACCCCAACTTGCATTCATAAAGCTTGGCAACTAACTCGATATTGCTTTTTGCTGTGGTTAGGGGTAGCAACTCTCTTGCTAATCGCTCTAAAAACGTAA
- the pyrR gene encoding bifunctional pyr operon transcriptional regulator/uracil phosphoribosyltransferase PyrR, which translates to MTISTISTISSKAKVVEILSSEELRRTVTRLASQIVEKTRDLSQLVLLGIYTRGVPLAQSLARQIEALEGVSVSVGALDITFYRDDLDQIGLRTPAKTDIPFDLTGKTVVLVDDVIFKGRTVRAALNAVNEYGRPEAIRLAVLVDRGHREVPIHPDFIGKQLPTAKEEIVKVYLQDVDGRDAVELIAD; encoded by the coding sequence ATGACTATTTCTACCATTTCTACCATTTCTAGCAAAGCAAAAGTAGTTGAGATTCTCTCGTCTGAAGAACTCCGTCGGACTGTAACTCGTCTCGCCTCTCAAATTGTGGAAAAGACGCGAGACTTGTCTCAGTTAGTATTACTCGGTATTTATACTAGAGGAGTTCCACTGGCGCAATCTTTAGCGCGTCAAATAGAGGCATTAGAAGGTGTGTCCGTATCAGTAGGGGCATTGGATATTACATTCTATCGAGACGACCTCGACCAAATAGGCTTGCGGACTCCTGCGAAAACTGATATCCCTTTTGATTTGACTGGTAAAACCGTTGTGCTTGTGGACGATGTGATCTTTAAGGGACGTACAGTTCGTGCTGCTTTAAATGCTGTAAATGAGTATGGTAGACCAGAGGCAATTCGTTTAGCTGTACTGGTAGACAGGGGTCATCGCGAGGTTCCAATTCATCCAGATTTTATCGGCAAGCAGTTACCCACCGCAAAAGAAGAGATTGTTAAGGTTTACTTGCAAGATGTGGATGGACGAGACGCCGTTGAGTTGATAGCAGATTGA